The genomic stretch GATATGCAGAATGTTCAAGAGCTGCCGTTTGTAGGCATGCAGCCTTTTAATATGCACATCAAAAATGGATGTTGGATCAATGGCAATTTGCTGTTTCTCCCAGATGCGTTTGGCAAACTGTTCTTTCCTTTTTTGTTTGATCATATCCAATTGCTGTAAAAACGCTCCATCATTCAGGAATCCACTTAATCTTTCCAATTCATCGGGATGATGGATCCATTGATCGCCAATTGCATTGCTGATCAAACTTGATAATTCAGGATTGGCCTTTAAGAGCCATCGTCTGTGGGTGATCCCATTCGTTTTATTATTGAACTTGAAAGGATAAAATTGATGAAAGTCATTCATTTCCCGCTCTTTTAAGATTTCAGTATGAAGATGCGCCACCCCATTCACACTGAAGCTCCCTGCTATCGCTAAATGAGCCATCTTGATTTGGCTATGTGAAATGATGGCCATCCGTTCGATTCTTTCCCAGTCACCCGGGTATGCTTCCCATAATTCTTTGCAGAACCGTTCGTTGATTTCTTCCACAATCATGAAGATCCGGGGAAGAAGGGGTTTGAACAAATGGACAGGCCATTTCTCCAACGCCTCAGACAACGTCGTATGGTTGGTATAGCAAATGGTTTTGCTGGTGATGTCCCACGCTTCTTCCCAGGAAAGGGAAAATCGATCTATTAAGATTCTCATCAACTCAGGGATTGCCAATACGGGGTGGGTATCATTGATATGGATGCAAACGTGATCGGCGAAATCATTGATGACGCCTTTTCTATCTATATATTGTTTGATGATGGCAGATAGGCTTGCCGAAACGAGGAAATACTGCTGCTTCAGCCGAAGGATCTTCCCTTCATCGTGTGCATCGTCAGGGTAAAGGAATTCAGTGATGGCTTCGGTCTCCCTCTTATATTTCAGGATATCCCGTCCTGCCGGGTAAGGTGAAGCTTCCGCACTCCATAGCCTTAATGTATTGACCGTACCATTTTTATAGCCTGCAACCGGTACATCATAAGGGATGGCCGTGACATATTCCGCATCCAGATGGGAGAATGTCAGCCTGCCGTCCCGGAAATGGCTCTCCACCCTTCCCCAAAATGGGATTTCCACTGCCAGATCGTTTTTTCTCACTTCCCAGACATGACCGTTTTTCAGCCAATGTTCCGGCAATTCAACCTGATAACCATCAACAATCTTCTGTTCGAATAATCCATGCCTATACCTAATCCCGCAGCCATGGCCAGGCAGCTGAAGAGAGGCAAGGGAATCCATAAAGCAAGCGGCCAGCCTTCCAAGTCCCCCATTGCCAAGGCCGGCATCCGGCTCCATTTCCTCCAATTCTTCAAGCGGGATCCCCAAATCAGACAATCCTTCTTTAACGACGTCATAGATTCCTAAATTAAGCAAATTTTGAACAAGGACCTTCCCAAGCAAAAATTCAATAGAAAGGTAGTAAACTTGTTTGTTTTTCGAAATTCGGTACTGTTCATTGGAATTGATCCAATCCATGCTGATATGCTCTCTGACCATGTGGCCCAAAGCCATAAAATGATCGTTTGGATTGGTTTCCTGGAAACCCTTCCCGCTCATCATTTCCAACCTTTTCAGGAAAGCAAGCTTAAATTCATCTCTGTCAGAAAACATGGCTTTCTCTCCTGGCCAACAGACTGCTGTACAGTTCTTCATAATGAGAAGCAGATGCCTCCCAGCTATGATTCTGTTTCATTGCATTCTGTACAATATGCTTCCATTTGGACTGATCATGGTAAAACTTAAGTGCACGTTCAATCGTGAACAGCATGTCATGGGCGTTGTAATTTGAGAAGCTGAATCCGTTCCCTTCATTCGTAAATTCATTAAAAGGCAGGACCGTATCTTTTAAACCGCCTGTCTCCCTTACAACAGGGACCGACCCATATCTCATGGCAATCAACTGCCCCAGCCCGCAAGGTTCAAATTTCGAAGGCATAAGGAATAAATCCGCCCCCGCATAAATCTTATGCGCCAATTGTTCATCAAAACCGATGACTACCCTTACCTTTTGCGGATAGTGATCGGCCATTTCCCTGACAAAATTTTCGTATTCGGCATCACCTGTTCCTAAAATGATGAGCTGAACATCGTGAGCAAGGATTTCATGGAATACTCCCCTTATCAGATCGATTCCTTTTTGTTCTGTTAATCGGGAAATCATCGCCGCAACCGGAATATCCGTAGAAACTGGCAATTGGAATGACTCTTGCAGATTTAATTTATTGGCTTCTTTTCCATCAAGGGAATCAGCATCATAATTTTTTATCAGCCAAGGATCATTTACCGGGTCATATAAATCGTAGTCAATGCCATTCAAGATTCCTTTGAGAGAAGCTGAGCGCTTGCTCAATATGCCGTCAAGCTTCTCCCCATAGTATTCGGTAAGAATTTCTTTACTGTAAGTCCTGCTTACAGTCGTAATTTGATCTGCTGTGGCAATGGCTGCTTTCATAAAATTGACGTTTCCGTAAAATTCAGCTAACCGGCTGTTATAATAGGATTCGTCAATGTTTAATAGATCCGTAAAAACTGATTTAGGGAAGATCCCCTGAAACTGTAAGTTGTGGATGGTATATACCGTTTTTATGAACTCATAGCCTGATTTTCTTTGGTAATCAGCCCTAAGGCATAGCGGCACCATTCCCGTATGCCAATCATGGCAATGAATGATTTCCGGGAAGAAAGAAAGGTGTTCAAATGACTCAAGAACCGCTCTGCAAAAAAACGAAAAACGCTCCCCGTCATCAAAATGGCCGTACATTTCGCTCCGGTTAAAATAGTATTCATGATCAACGAAGTAATATACAATCCCTTCCCATTCTAACTTTTCAATTCCGCAGTATTGATTTCTCCAGCCCATTTGGACCCGAAAATCACACGCATGCTGCATCTTTTCTTTAAATTCAAGGGGAATCTGACCGTATTTAGGCATCATCACCCTGATATCATGACCTCTTTCCTTCAGTTTTTTTGGGAGGGCACCCGCTACGTCAGCCAATCCACCTGATTTTGCAAATGGAACGCATTCTGAGACAACGAATAATAGTTTCATAAATTCATCAGTGCTCCCTGTGTGGTACCTTTCTGTAGGACAATAGGAGATGATTTTTGCCCTTTCAGGTGAACCCCATTTTCGATTTTTACTTCTTTATCCAGCATGACCGATTCTAACAAGCAATCAGATCCGATTTGGCTTTTCTGCATAATGATGCTATTTTTAATGACCGTTCCTTTAGCGATTTTCACTGCCCTGAAGATGATGCTGTTTTCCACGTGCCCCTCAATGACGCAGCCGTTGGCAATCATGGAATTCTTTACAACTGCACCGCTCGAATACCTCGTTGGCGGTTCATCTTTCACCTTGGTGAACACAGGCTGGTCCCCTACAAATAATTGTTTCCAAATCGTCGGATCGAGGAGTGATAGACTTACCTCATAATAGTTCTCTATCGAATCAATCATCTTTGTAAAATTTGTAACTTCATACTTTCCTACCTGGTAGCGGCTTTTGCCTCTATTGACCACATCTTTCATGCTTAAGAATCCTGTTTGCTGCCGCGATGTGATCAATTCAATGAGGAGAGCTGTCTTTAAAATATACATCTCAATCGTTTTTCCATCATGGCAGATTTCAGTAATATCACAGCCCGTCTGAATATGCCTTTCCAAGATTGGCTGAAAGTTCATGGTATTCATGGTGAAGCAATTGCTGATCAATGAATATTCCTGTGAGCTTCGATAAAAGAAGTCCAAGTGATGAGAAAAGTGGCAGAAAGCACCTGCTTCCCCATCCCCTCCTGGTGCCGGGAAGAAAAATAAGCCATCACGCTTCCTATTCAGATCCCAATTTTTCCCTGATTCTAAATGATCCATCAATGACCTATATTGTGATTTCGGAAAAATCCCCACACTCTGAATCCCCGAATTCACCATATTGGAGAGGATAAAGTCGATCAATCTATATCTGCCGCCGATCGGAACAGCTGCAAGTGAGCGATTAGACATCAATGGCTCCAGTAATTCGTGGCTTGTTGTGGCATCGATGACACCAAGCAATGATTTATTCATTCTTCTCCCCCTGCCCTTCAACCGATATTAAGTGTTCTTAAATAGTCTTCCGTCACCAAAAGAACATCTGAAGATGCATCATCGGGATAGATGCGTGCACCATCAGGGACCTTGACCGATGAGGATACGATGGCTCTTTCAATATAGACATTTTCGCCAACAACGGCATCAGGCATAATGACCGATTGATAAACCTTTGAATTCCGCCCAACATAAGCCCCTTGAAAAAGTACGGATTTTTCAACATCCCCTTCCACGACACACCCTTCATTGATCAGAGATTCTTCCACAACAGCATCCCGCCCGATATATTGCGGAGGCTGATTCGGATTGACAGAATAAATCCTCCAGTCATGGTCAAACAGATTGAGTTCACAGTTTTCTTCCAAAAGATCCATGTTTGCTTCCCAAAGACTATTGACTGTACCAACATCCTTCCAATATCCGCTGAAAGGATAGGCAATCAATCTTTTATTCTCTTTTAACATCATCGGGATGACATCCTTCCCGAAATCATGCGAAGATCCAGGATTCATGCTGTCCCTCTGGAGGCTATCCCTTAAAATGCTCCACTTGAAAATGTAGATCCCCATTGATGCAAGGTTATTCTTCGGGATATCGGGCTTTTCTTCAAATTCAATGATTTCCATGCTTTCATTCGTGTTCATGATGCCGAATCGGCTGGCTTCTTCCCACGGAACTTCAATGACGGAAATCGTGGCATCTGCTTTTTGCTCGATATGGTACTGAAGCATTTCCGAATAATCCATTTTGTAAATGTGGTCCCCTGACAAAATTAAGACATATTCCGGATTGAACTGCTCCAGATAATTAAAATTCTGATAGATGGCGCTGGCAGTCCCGCTGTACCACCTGACCTGGGATGACTCGCTATATGGAGGCAATACCGTCACTCCCCCGCTTTTCCTGTCCAGATCCCATGCACTTCCGATGCCGATATAAGAATGAAGAAGAAGCGGCTGGTATTGCGTCAGGACACCGACTGTATCAATTCCTGAATTCGTACAGTTGCTCAGCGCAAAATCAATGATTCGATACTTCCCCCCAAATGGGACTGCAGGCTTAGCCAAAGTTTGTGTTAATGAGTTTAACCGACTTCCTTTTCCTCCCGCTAACAGCATTGCTACGCAATCGACTTTTACCATTGATGTCTTGCTCCTTTCGTTGGATGGATGGTTTGAGATAAATAATGGAGTATGGCGGGATGGTAAGCTCGATATTATGAGGCTTGCCGTGATATACCCCTTTTCTGGAAGTGATGGGGCCATCATTAATTCTTCCTAATCCGCCGAAATCCGAATGGTCGCTATTTAATATTTCCAAATAAAAATCAGCCTCTAAAACCCCCACTTTATATTGATAGTATGATTTCCCGCTGAAATTACAGATAACAGTGACAAAATCATGTCGGTTCAATCCATGACGGATAAACGAAAAAATCTGCTGATCTGAGTTATTTACATCAATCCATTCAAAGCCTTCCTGCCTGTCATCCATTTCAAATAAAGGAGGCATATATTGATATAAATGAAGCAATTGCTTCAAGAATACATTTGTTTTTTGATGCTGCTCATACTCCATTAAGTTCCAATCCAGGGCCCTCGCTTCATTCCATTCTGAAAAAGAAGCAAGTTCTGCTCCCATGAACAGCAATTTCTTGCCCGGATGTGCCACAAGATAACCAAATAGAAGGCGAAGCTGTGCAAACTTATCCTCGTAATTCCCAGGGCATTTGTCGAGCAATGACTTCTTTCCATGAACCACTTCATCATGGGAAAGGGGGAGGATGAATTTTTCCGAAAAAGCATACATCAAGGAAAATGTAATAAGGGAGTGTACATCTTTTCTTTCCTCTGGAGGTGTTTCCATATATCGAAGGAGATCATTCATCCAGCCCATATTCCATTTATAGCTGAATCCCAGACCCTCATCTTGTACACTGGCTGTCACCCCCGGAAAATCAGAAGAATCCTCTGCAATCATCAGCACACTTGAATCATATTGATGGACAAAACCATTCATTTCCCTTAAAAACTCAATTGCACAGTGATTGAATTGGGCCTCTTCATTCGGCCAGTAGAGGATATTGGCCACTGCATCAACCCTGAATCCATCTATATGAAAGCAGTTCATCCAATAATGCAGATTAGAGATCAGAAAACTTTTCACTTCCCTCTTGCTGAGATCAAAGTTTGCCGTTCCCCACACTCCATTCTCCCTATGTTTTTCATTTTCATATTCAAATACACAATCACCATCAAACTGAAATAGACCATGAGCATCCTTGCAAAAGTGACCGGGGACCCAATCCAGGATCACACCGATGTTCGCAGCATGCAGCCGATTGATTAAATTCATCAAGTCAAACGGACTTCCATACCTGCTGGTAGCCGCAAAATAGCCTGTACCCTGGTACCCCCATGAACCATCAAATGGATGCTCTGCAAGCGGCATCAGTTCCACATGTGTGAAGAAATGTTCCTTCACATATGGGATAAGCTCATCAGCAAGCTCAGAATAGCTTTTAAACCCGTTCTCACCATTTCTCCTCCAAGAGCCCAGATGAACTTCATATATCGCAGCAGGGACCTTTATGGAGCTTTTAAGGGATCTATTTCCCATCCAGTCATGGTCGCTCCATTGAAATCCATTTAATCGATAGATGATCCCTGCATTCCCCGGCCGAAGTTCAGTATAAAAAGCAAATGGGTCCGTTTTATCCAAACGGTCCCCCCTTCTTGTCAAAATCCTATATTTATACTGATGGCCCTCCAGGTTTTTCGGAACCTGCAAGCACCAGCATTCATGCCCTTCCCTCTCCATGACATGGGCACTCCCATCCCATTGATTAAATGAACCGATCACTTGCACCTGAATTGCATTAGGCGACCACACACAGAACCTGGTGACATATTCTTTTCCTATACGATAAACATGCGCACCAAAAAGATGATATGCCTGAAAAAGCTTTCCTTCATGAAACAAATGAAACTCATTTTCCGTGGGGTTCATAACCTCCATACGCGGACCACCTTCAATAATTAAAAATGTTATGTTCCAATTTCGTGCAGCATGAAAGAAACCCTTTTAATAAAAAAACAAAAGTATCGACAATGTTTAAGGAATATTGTCAGAATTTCGTATAAATTGGTGCCTGGTGCATGTATGACAGATCATGAAATGGTGCCTGTCACTCCCCGACTTTTGTGGGTATGAAGGCGATGGCGCAAAGGAGTGTGATTTTCGCGCATAAGAGGCACTAATCGGCGCATAATAGTCAATTTTCGCGCATAGACCCGTCGTTCTCGCGCATAGAGCATGTATGACAGAGCAAATTTTTATTA from Falsibacillus pallidus encodes the following:
- a CDS encoding glycogen/starch/alpha-glucan phosphorylase, whose product is MFSDRDEFKLAFLKRLEMMSGKGFQETNPNDHFMALGHMVREHISMDWINSNEQYRISKNKQVYYLSIEFLLGKVLVQNLLNLGIYDVVKEGLSDLGIPLEELEEMEPDAGLGNGGLGRLAACFMDSLASLQLPGHGCGIRYRHGLFEQKIVDGYQVELPEHWLKNGHVWEVRKNDLAVEIPFWGRVESHFRDGRLTFSHLDAEYVTAIPYDVPVAGYKNGTVNTLRLWSAEASPYPAGRDILKYKRETEAITEFLYPDDAHDEGKILRLKQQYFLVSASLSAIIKQYIDRKGVINDFADHVCIHINDTHPVLAIPELMRILIDRFSLSWEEAWDITSKTICYTNHTTLSEALEKWPVHLFKPLLPRIFMIVEEINERFCKELWEAYPGDWERIERMAIISHSQIKMAHLAIAGSFSVNGVAHLHTEILKEREMNDFHQFYPFKFNNKTNGITHRRWLLKANPELSSLISNAIGDQWIHHPDELERLSGFLNDGAFLQQLDMIKQKRKEQFAKRIWEKQQIAIDPTSIFDVHIKRLHAYKRQLLNILHIMHLYNRIQDDRSFKFYPRTFIFGAKASPGYYYAKKIIKLIHTVADKISRDPVARECIQIIFTENYRVSLAEEIIPAADISEQISTASKEASGTGNMKLMMNGAVTVGTMDGANVEIYEKVGTNGIFIFGLTAEEVLRYQQQGGYHSAEYYHHHEEIKRVVDQLVDGFLPDGAEEFLPIFDSLVDGNDQYFVLRDFASYAAIQEKAGEVYQKRDEWLSMSLKNIAYSGYFSSDRTIGQYAEEIWGIHPVPNFLAK
- the glgA gene encoding glycogen synthase GlgA produces the protein MKLLFVVSECVPFAKSGGLADVAGALPKKLKERGHDIRVMMPKYGQIPLEFKEKMQHACDFRVQMGWRNQYCGIEKLEWEGIVYYFVDHEYYFNRSEMYGHFDDGERFSFFCRAVLESFEHLSFFPEIIHCHDWHTGMVPLCLRADYQRKSGYEFIKTVYTIHNLQFQGIFPKSVFTDLLNIDESYYNSRLAEFYGNVNFMKAAIATADQITTVSRTYSKEILTEYYGEKLDGILSKRSASLKGILNGIDYDLYDPVNDPWLIKNYDADSLDGKEANKLNLQESFQLPVSTDIPVAAMISRLTEQKGIDLIRGVFHEILAHDVQLIILGTGDAEYENFVREMADHYPQKVRVVIGFDEQLAHKIYAGADLFLMPSKFEPCGLGQLIAMRYGSVPVVRETGGLKDTVLPFNEFTNEGNGFSFSNYNAHDMLFTIERALKFYHDQSKWKHIVQNAMKQNHSWEASASHYEELYSSLLARRESHVF
- a CDS encoding sugar phosphate nucleotidyltransferase codes for the protein MNKSLLGVIDATTSHELLEPLMSNRSLAAVPIGGRYRLIDFILSNMVNSGIQSVGIFPKSQYRSLMDHLESGKNWDLNRKRDGLFFFPAPGGDGEAGAFCHFSHHLDFFYRSSQEYSLISNCFTMNTMNFQPILERHIQTGCDITEICHDGKTIEMYILKTALLIELITSRQQTGFLSMKDVVNRGKSRYQVGKYEVTNFTKMIDSIENYYEVSLSLLDPTIWKQLFVGDQPVFTKVKDEPPTRYSSGAVVKNSMIANGCVIEGHVENSIIFRAVKIAKGTVIKNSIIMQKSQIGSDCLLESVMLDKEVKIENGVHLKGQKSSPIVLQKGTTQGALMNL
- a CDS encoding glucose-1-phosphate adenylyltransferase → MVKVDCVAMLLAGGKGSRLNSLTQTLAKPAVPFGGKYRIIDFALSNCTNSGIDTVGVLTQYQPLLLHSYIGIGSAWDLDRKSGGVTVLPPYSESSQVRWYSGTASAIYQNFNYLEQFNPEYVLILSGDHIYKMDYSEMLQYHIEQKADATISVIEVPWEEASRFGIMNTNESMEIIEFEEKPDIPKNNLASMGIYIFKWSILRDSLQRDSMNPGSSHDFGKDVIPMMLKENKRLIAYPFSGYWKDVGTVNSLWEANMDLLEENCELNLFDHDWRIYSVNPNQPPQYIGRDAVVEESLINEGCVVEGDVEKSVLFQGAYVGRNSKVYQSVIMPDAVVGENVYIERAIVSSSVKVPDGARIYPDDASSDVLLVTEDYLRTLNIG
- the glgB gene encoding 1,4-alpha-glucan branching protein GlgB, whose protein sequence is MEVMNPTENEFHLFHEGKLFQAYHLFGAHVYRIGKEYVTRFCVWSPNAIQVQVIGSFNQWDGSAHVMEREGHECWCLQVPKNLEGHQYKYRILTRRGDRLDKTDPFAFYTELRPGNAGIIYRLNGFQWSDHDWMGNRSLKSSIKVPAAIYEVHLGSWRRNGENGFKSYSELADELIPYVKEHFFTHVELMPLAEHPFDGSWGYQGTGYFAATSRYGSPFDLMNLINRLHAANIGVILDWVPGHFCKDAHGLFQFDGDCVFEYENEKHRENGVWGTANFDLSKREVKSFLISNLHYWMNCFHIDGFRVDAVANILYWPNEEAQFNHCAIEFLREMNGFVHQYDSSVLMIAEDSSDFPGVTASVQDEGLGFSYKWNMGWMNDLLRYMETPPEERKDVHSLITFSLMYAFSEKFILPLSHDEVVHGKKSLLDKCPGNYEDKFAQLRLLFGYLVAHPGKKLLFMGAELASFSEWNEARALDWNLMEYEQHQKTNVFLKQLLHLYQYMPPLFEMDDRQEGFEWIDVNNSDQQIFSFIRHGLNRHDFVTVICNFSGKSYYQYKVGVLEADFYLEILNSDHSDFGGLGRINDGPITSRKGVYHGKPHNIELTIPPYSIIYLKPSIQRKEQDINGKSRLRSNAVSGRKRKSVKLINTNFG